Proteins encoded in a region of the Cheilinus undulatus linkage group 8, ASM1832078v1, whole genome shotgun sequence genome:
- the LOC121513376 gene encoding amine sulfotransferase-like, with the protein MEQSEGNHVLIPHRGFALISGIHDPDDVDQIFDVEIRDSDVFVVTYPKSGTIWLQQILLLTEAKGDLSSVSPEGINNADLVPWIEVTGSRKGFISAPSPRFRVSHLPYKFMPAALSRKKGKVIYVARNPKDVLVSYFYFHNFATMLETPKNFEDFFEKFMTDRVFGGSWFEHIKTWYSHKDDMNMLFITYEEMIQDLPTVVRRISSFLGKDLTEEQLANVVKHSTFKNMRKIPQASYEQISDDLLNHSQGRFMRKGTIGDWKNHFTVAQNEKFNEVFQREMKDFPLSFIWDIRDIM; encoded by the exons ATGGAGCAGAGTGAAGGGAACCACGTCCTGATCCCTCACCGAGGATTCGCGCTCATCAGCGGGATCCATGACCCGGATGATGTGGATCAGATCTTTGACGTGGAGATCCGTGACTCGGACGTGTTCGTCGTCACGTACCCCAAATCAG GGACCATCTGGCTGCAGCAGATCCTCCTGCTCACTGAAGCTAAAGGTGACCTGTCGTCCGTCTCTCCTGAGGGGATCAACAATGCTGACTTGGTCCCCTGGATTGAGGTGACGGGGTCCAGAAAAGGGTTCATCTCAGCCCCCTCTCCCCGCTTCAGGGTCTCCCACCTCCCATACAAGTTCATGCCTGCGGCCCTTAGCAGGAAGAAGGGGAAG GTGATCTATGTGGCCAGAAACCCCAAAGATGTCCTGGTGTCGTATTTCTACTTCCATAACTTTGCAACCATGCTGGAAACTCCCAAAAACTTTGAGGATTTCTTTGAAAAGTTTATGACGGACAGAG tgtttggGGGCAGCTGGTTCGAGCACATAAAGACCTGGTACTCTCATAAAGACGACATGAACATGCTGTTTATCACATATGAGGAGATGATTCAG GATCTGCCGACGGTAGTGCGGAGGATCTCGTCTTTCCTCGGTAAAGATCTTACGGAGGAGCAGCTGGCTAACGTGGTGAAGCACAGCACCTTCAAAAACATGAGGAAGATCCCACAGGCGTCCTACGAACAGATATCAGATGACCTGCTCAACCACAGCCAGGGACGGTTCATGAGGAAAG GAACCATTGGGGACTGGAAGAACCACTTCACGGTGGCTCAGAATGAGAAGTTCAATGAGGTCTTCCAAAGAGAGATGAAGGATTTCCCCCTTTCGTTCATCTGGGACATCAGGGACATCATGTGA